One genomic segment of Paenibacillus sp. FSL H8-0332 includes these proteins:
- a CDS encoding ABC transporter ATP-binding protein codes for MAVIQVEQVRKTFGARDALTEVSFSIPKGEIFGFLGPSGAGKTTLIKILTAQLKPTGGAAKVFDQPAEAMQQSAQKMRFGILTDNSGLYERLSIEENLELYRKLYDLPRSAVDQVLQFVNLSSERRKKTNTLSKGMRQRVMLACAIIHEPELLFLDEPTSALDPVNSAHIYKGLRYLNEKGTTIFITTHDMAEAELLCNRVAILYQGRIQTIGSPQELKRQHRENLIRVELTSGEAYELPVDGDTADRIADWMKRGLIERVETKEPSLGDIFIKMTGSELL; via the coding sequence ATGGCGGTTATTCAGGTAGAACAGGTCCGCAAGACCTTTGGGGCGAGAGATGCGCTGACAGAGGTGTCCTTCAGTATTCCGAAAGGGGAGATTTTCGGGTTCCTCGGTCCGAGCGGTGCAGGCAAAACCACCTTGATTAAGATTCTGACTGCACAGCTGAAGCCGACAGGCGGAGCGGCCAAAGTATTCGATCAGCCGGCGGAGGCGATGCAGCAGTCGGCCCAGAAGATGCGTTTTGGCATTCTGACCGATAACAGCGGCCTGTACGAGCGGTTGTCCATCGAGGAGAATCTGGAGCTGTACCGGAAGCTGTATGATCTTCCCCGCTCTGCGGTGGATCAGGTGCTGCAGTTCGTTAATTTAAGCAGTGAGCGCCGCAAGAAAACAAACACGCTGTCCAAAGGGATGCGTCAGCGGGTGATGCTGGCCTGCGCCATTATCCATGAGCCGGAGCTGTTGTTCCTGGATGAGCCGACCTCGGCACTGGACCCGGTGAATTCAGCGCATATCTATAAAGGCTTACGTTATCTGAATGAGAAGGGCACAACCATCTTCATCACCACGCATGATATGGCGGAGGCGGAGCTGCTCTGTAACCGTGTAGCGATCCTCTATCAGGGACGCATTCAGACTATCGGCTCTCCGCAGGAGCTGAAGCGGCAGCACCGCGAGAACCTGATCCGGGTGGAGCTGACCAGCGGAGAGGCTTATGAGCTTCCGGTGGACGGGGATACGGCGGACCGGATCGCGGATTGGATGAAGCGGGGACTCATTGAGCGGGTAGAGACGAAGGAACCGAGCCTGGGTGATATTTTTATCAAAATGACAGGAAGTGAGCTGCTATGA
- a CDS encoding ABC transporter permease, producing the protein MNISYKRASAIFVKDYKEFSRNYALSIMLLFPILFALLFKSAGSSLPGAAGFLFNSSFVLLTCFAQACLIAEEKERNTLRTLMLTPATTMDVLMGKSSLVFVMSTVVLAISTLLFGYEPANIGAFVAAIVLSIVLYTAAGTICGLYSKTLLDASLSIIPVAFIFMGAPWGAVLAKDYPVFGVLDYMPSSQLVHLLNLSPAGYSAAEVWSPLLIIAAWTAVLTLVSVVLYQKRLRDE; encoded by the coding sequence ATGAATATCTCCTATAAGCGGGCCAGCGCGATCTTTGTGAAGGATTACAAGGAATTCTCGCGCAATTATGCGCTGTCCATTATGCTGCTGTTTCCGATTCTGTTTGCGCTGCTGTTCAAAAGCGCAGGTTCATCCTTGCCGGGAGCCGCCGGATTTCTGTTCAACAGCTCGTTTGTTCTACTGACCTGCTTCGCCCAAGCTTGCCTGATTGCGGAAGAGAAGGAGCGCAACACGCTGCGTACACTCATGCTGACACCGGCTACAACAATGGATGTGCTGATGGGCAAAAGCAGTCTGGTCTTTGTCATGTCGACGGTGGTTCTCGCCATTTCTACACTATTGTTTGGCTATGAGCCTGCAAATATAGGGGCATTCGTAGCCGCGATCGTGCTTTCCATTGTTCTCTACACGGCAGCCGGGACGATCTGCGGTCTCTATTCCAAAACCTTACTGGATGCGTCCTTATCGATCATCCCGGTAGCCTTCATCTTCATGGGCGCACCTTGGGGTGCCGTACTGGCGAAGGATTATCCGGTGTTCGGGGTGCTGGATTACATGCCAAGCAGCCAGCTGGTGCATTTACTGAACCTGAGCCCTGCCGGTTATTCGGCGGCAGAAGTGTGGTCGCCTCTTCTAATCATTGCGGCCTGGACAGCCGTGCTGACCCTTGTGTCTGTGGTGTTGTACCAGAAGCGGCTCCGGGACGAATAG